The window GTGCACGGCGGGGGCGGATGTGTCGCGGTTGATGAGATCCTAAAGTATAATATAACCCATGTTATTGCCGGAGGAATGGGCATGGGCGCCCAACAGAAATTTGCTAATGCCGGAGTGCAGGTATTTGGTTATTCCGGTAATGTGCAAAAAGCCCTGGATGATTTTATGGATAACGCCCTGGGCGGCCTTGACGCTTGTAAGGATCACGGCCATGGCGGAAGCTGCCATTAAGAAAGAAGGCATTGACATGAAAATATGCATTACTTCAGAAGGAAAGACTTTGGAGTCAATGGTTGACCCCAGATTCGGCAGGTGCCAGAATTTCATTTTCTTTGATACTGATTCCGGCAGTTTTGAGGCGTGTGAAAATTCTAATTCGCAGTTTCAGGGCGGGGCAGGTATTCAATCAGGCCAATTTGTAGTGTCTAAAGGCGCTAAAGCGGTATTAACAGGAAATATCGGCCCTAACGCGCATCAGGTTTTATCAGCCGCCGGGATTAGTATATTTACCGCAGTCTCTGGGACAGTTAAGGAGGCGATAGGCGGCTACAAAAACGGTAAATATAAGCTTGCGGATGCCCCCAGTGTGGGTTCAAAATTCGGCATTCCGGGCAAGAGCAGCTAATGGAAGCAGGTTAAAATTCCATCACAAGATAAGATGTTTAAAGAACACGATTAGGAATAATAAAATTGGACAAAGAAGTCATAGACAACCACAAGAGATATTTAGAGCGCCAAGCCCTATATAAAAGTTTCGGATATGATGTATATAAAGAAAGGGATTTTATCCTTAAGCAGTCGCAGCCTGTCTCAGGCAGGATTCTTGAGGCCGGAACTGGCAAGGGGCATTTTGCGCTTGCTTTGGCTAAGGCCGGGTATTATTTTGTTACTTTTGATATTTCGCCCGAAGAACAGCGGTTTGCGCGGCTGAATATCGCCCATTTCGGTTTTGAAAGCCAGGTAGATTTTAGGATTGAAAACGGCGAGCGTACCAGTTTTGCTAACGCAAGTTTTGACACTATTTTTTCAGTAAACGTCCTGCACCATTTGCGCAATCCTTATCAGGTGATAAATGAATTTATCCGGCTTGTTTCTCCCAAAGGTAAAATAATATTAGCTGATTTTACGCTGGAAGGGTTCAAGGTTATGGATAAAATTCACAGCCTTGAAGGTAATTCGCATGAAATGGGCAAAGTTGGATTAACCGGCGCGCAGGCATATCTTCAGAAAAATGGTTTTTCAGTCCAAAAAGTATCAAGTTTGTATCAAAGCGTTGTTATTGCTGAAAAAAAATTAGCGGTTTAAATATGATTATTTCGGTGGCAAGCGGAAAGGGCGGCACAGGCAAGACTACAGTGGCGGTTAATCTGGCGCTGTCGCTTAGCAATATCCAGCTTCTTGATTGCGATGTTGAAGAGCCCAACGCCCACATTTTCTTAAAACCAAAAATTAGCGCAGAGAAAAAGGCGGTTATCTGCGTGCCAGAGATTGACCAGGCGAAATGTACGTACTGCGGTAAATGTAGTGCAATCTGCGCCTATCACGCTATTGCGGTTGTTCCCGGCAGCGAAGGTAAAAAGGGAAGTGTATTAATTTTTACGCATCTATGCCATGGTTGCGCAGCGTGCAGTTTACTTTGCCCGGAAAAGGCGATCAAGCAAGTTAATAAACAGATCGGTTTGATTGAAATAGGAGAAAAAGCCGATATGCAGTTTATTAGCGGCCGTCTTAATATCGGCGAGGCGATGTCGCCGCCGGTTATCAAACAGGTTAAGCAATATATTAATGCGGCAAGGACAGTGATTATCGACGCGCCGCCCGGGACGTCTTGCCCGGTGATTACCGCGGTTAAAGGAAGCGATTTTTGCATTCTGGTAACTGAGCCCACGCCATTCGGGTTCAATGACCTTATCTTGGCTATTGATCTGTTGCGTAAATTAAAGATATCGTTTGGCGTAGTTATTAACCGCTTTG is drawn from Candidatus Omnitrophota bacterium and contains these coding sequences:
- a CDS encoding NifB/NifX family molybdenum-iron cluster-binding protein, giving the protein MAEAAIKKEGIDMKICITSEGKTLESMVDPRFGRCQNFIFFDTDSGSFEACENSNSQFQGGAGIQSGQFVVSKGAKAVLTGNIGPNAHQVLSAAGISIFTAVSGTVKEAIGGYKNGKYKLADAPSVGSKFGIPGKSS
- a CDS encoding class I SAM-dependent methyltransferase, with the protein product MDKEVIDNHKRYLERQALYKSFGYDVYKERDFILKQSQPVSGRILEAGTGKGHFALALAKAGYYFVTFDISPEEQRFARLNIAHFGFESQVDFRIENGERTSFANASFDTIFSVNVLHHLRNPYQVINEFIRLVSPKGKIILADFTLEGFKVMDKIHSLEGNSHEMGKVGLTGAQAYLQKNGFSVQKVSSLYQSVVIAEKKLAV
- a CDS encoding ATP-binding protein, with product MIISVASGKGGTGKTTVAVNLALSLSNIQLLDCDVEEPNAHIFLKPKISAEKKAVICVPEIDQAKCTYCGKCSAICAYHAIAVVPGSEGKKGSVLIFTHLCHGCAACSLLCPEKAIKQVNKQIGLIEIGEKADMQFISGRLNIGEAMSPPVIKQVKQYINAARTVIIDAPPGTSCPVITAVKGSDFCILVTEPTPFGFNDLILAIDLLRKLKISFGVVINRFDIGDSKVEDYCRHENIPVLMKIPFSREIAASYSEGVPIVEKDASYRDKFINLYLKLCAVKKEE
- a CDS encoding NifB/NifX family molybdenum-iron cluster-binding protein, which translates into the protein MRVGVVLEDENGVHGNVCAHFGQCRFFFLADIDKDKKKIIGTRIVPNTAVHGGGGCVAVDEILKYNITHVIAGGMGMGAQQKFANAGVQVFGYSGNVQKALDDFMDNALGGLDACKDHGHGGSCH